The DNA segment CAGCGCGTTGCATGTCAAAATCGAAATAATACAACGCCAAAGGGCGCGGACGTTCATTGATGTACTGAATCGCATCTTCAATCGCGTCGTAGGATTTAATAATCAGCAACGGCCCGAAAATTTCGTTCTGCTCAATCAGCATGTCTTCCGTGGTGTTGAACACCAGAGTGATCGGCAACTTACCCGAGCCTTCAAAATTTTCATGAGCGGGATTGATCTCAACAATTTTAGCGCCTTTATCTTTTGCATCGCTCAGATAGCTTTTCAGGCGGCTGAGTTGCCGTTCGTTAATGACTGCGGTGAAGTCTTCGTTGTTGCGTTTGCTGGGGTACCACTGTGATACCACGCGGGTGAACGCGCTGGCGAACTCGTCCACTTTGGATTGATGAATCAGTGCGTAGTCCGGCGCGATACACGTTTGCCCGGCGTTAATGCATTTACCCCATGAGATACGCTCGGCTGCGGTTTCCAGCGGAAAGGATTCGTGGATTACTACGGGGGACTTGCCACCCAGCTCCAGTGTCACGGGCGTCAGGTTTTCTGCCGCGGCCGCCATGACGTGTTTGCCTACGGCGGTGGAGCCGGTGAAAAGCAGGTGATCGAACGGCAGCTTGGAAAAGGCAATGCCGACATCGGCTTCACCGGTGATCACCGCCACCCGATCCTCTGGAAACACCTCTGCCAGCATGGAGCGCAATGCCTCTGCTGCGTGGGGGGTGTATTCGGACATTTTAATCATCACCCGATTGCCTGCTGCAAGCGCGGCAATTGCCGGATCAAGTGCCAGAAAGTAGGGGTAATTCCAGGGCACGATAATGCCGACCACGCCCAGTGGTTGATAATAGACTCTGGCTTTCGCCGGTTTCAGATTGACGGCCACATTGCGTTTTTGTGGTTGCATCCATCGGGTCAGGTTTTTACAACAGTATTTAATGGTTTCGAGCAAGGATGCAATTTCAACAATCCGGGTTTCGGTC comes from the Ketobacter sp. MCCC 1A13808 genome and includes:
- a CDS encoding coniferyl aldehyde dehydrogenase is translated as MVANVAQMQERNPTLTDLERIFQAQKAAFIAHPMPGAEERINQIQRLKPALLSHQDAFVAAVSKDFGSRCPTETRIVEIASLLETIKYCCKNLTRWMQPQKRNVAVNLKPAKARVYYQPLGVVGIIVPWNYPYFLALDPAIAALAAGNRVMIKMSEYTPHAAEALRSMLAEVFPEDRVAVITGEADVGIAFSKLPFDHLLFTGSTAVGKHVMAAAAENLTPVTLELGGKSPVVIHESFPLETAAERISWGKCINAGQTCIAPDYALIHQSKVDEFASAFTRVVSQWYPSKRNNEDFTAVINERQLSRLKSYLSDAKDKGAKIVEINPAHENFEGSGKLPITLVFNTTEDMLIEQNEIFGPLLIIKSYDAIEDAIQYINERPRPLALYYFDFDMQRAEHLLTHTHSGGACINDTLNHVAVEDMPFGGVGPSGMGHYHGHEGFLTFSKAKSVLIKGKFSATKMLFPPWNRRIHRFLLNVAMKNPNS